A region of the Flavobacteriaceae bacterium MAR_2010_188 genome:
TTACTGCGGTCGGTACAGACGCTATTAAACGTTGGCTGCGACCTGTAAGTTTTCAGCATTGGCCAAATGATATGCTGCCAGCTGAACTAAAAAATGAAAATCCGCTCAACATTTCCAGAAAAATAAATGGAAAGCAAACAGAGGATAAAATCTAGAAGATATTATTGGGAATGTTTGACTAATCCAACCAAAATGAAACTTTCAAAATTATGTATCGTCCTTTTTATTCTTGTCAATATTAGTTGTCAAAACGAAGAGGGAAAGACTAAGGATTCCGATAATCTAAAGTCGATTATTGATGAATATCAAGACTACGAAGGTTATGATAAAGCGAAGTATCCTTTAGGGCTTTATACTGAAGAATATTACAGTGCGCAGGCCGACTTTGCCCAAAGTCATTTAGAAAAACTCAATAAGATTGAGGTTAAGGATTTATCAGATAGTGAAAAGATCTCGGTTGAACTTTTGAAGTTTGAGCTTCAAGATAACATAGATTATTTCAAATTTAAGAGATTTTTGAACCCACTTTTGTCGGATTCTGGTTTTCATAGTAGTCTTAATTACGAAGTTAGGCCCTTCTCTAACTACAAAGACGTAAAGAATTATTTGAATAAATTGAATGCTATTCCCGTAATGGTGGACCAGCATTTCGTTAATCTTAGAAAAGGTTTGGATGAAGGTCTTTCTCAGCCTTTAGTGATTTTTAGAGGTTATGAATCTACCTATAACGACCATATAGTTGATAGTTTTGAAAACAGTTATTTCTATTCTCCTTTTAAAAATTTACCAGATGATTTAAGTGATAAAGAACGAGATTCGGTTCTCTTAGCCGCTAAAAATGCAATCGACCAAAACGTAACTCCACAGTTTGTAAGAATTAAGGATTTTTTTGAAAGTGAATACTATCCAAAAACGAGAACAACCCTAGGAGTTTCAGAAACTCAGGGTGGAAAGGAATATTACCAGAACAGAATAAATTATTATACAACAAGTACAGATTATACTGCGGATAAAATTCACCAAATTGGCCTAGATGAAGTAGCAAGGATTAAGTCAGAAATGGAAAAAATCATTGCTGAGCTAGGCTACAAAGGCAGTTTTGAAGATTTCTTTAAATTTTTGAGAACAGATAAACAATTCTACGCCAAAACTCCCAAGGAACTTTTAATGTTGGCTAGGGACATTGCTAAAAGAGTAGATGCTCAATTGCCTAAGTACTTTAAGACTCTACCAAGAAAACCTTACGGTGTTGCTCCTGTACCGGATGCAATTGCGCCTAAATATACTGGCGGGCGTTACGTAGGGACTTCGGCCAACAGTACCGAGCCAGGCTATTACTGGGTTAACACTTATGATTTGCCAAGTAGAACCCTTTATACCCTACCTGCATTAACGGTGCACGAAGCGGTACCTGGTCACCATTTACAAGGTTCACTAAATAACGAACTAGGAGACAAAATCCCGAAGTTTAGAAGAAACCTTTATCTCTCGGCTTACGGAGAAGGATGGGGCCTTTATTGCGAATATCTCGCAGATGATATGGGCATGTATACGACGCCTTATGAGAAATTTGGCCAACTTACCTACGAAATGTGGCGCGCATGTAGATTAGTTGTAGATACAGGAATCCACGCCAAAGGATGGACCCGCGAACAAGTTGTAGATTATATGACCGCAAATACAGCGCTATCATTACATGAAATCAATACTGAAACCGACCGTTATATTTCTTGGCCGGGACAGGCACTTTCCTATAAAATCGGAGAACTTAAGATTAGGGAATTACGTAAAAAGGCCGAAAAAGAGTTAGATACAAATTTCAATATAAGAGAGTTTCATGAAGTTGTGTTGGGCGAAGGAACGGTTACCCTTTCAATCTTAGAAAAACGGGTAAATGATTATATTGAGAAAGCTTTAAACAAAGCTAAGAAGTAATTTCCTCCTTGAGCCTGCCAATCCATTCAGGCGGGGAGGGTTAGGGAGGTGTTGAAAAAATGGCCAATAAAATAATTCCATACAAATCAGATTTAAGAGAAAGAGCACGACAATTGCGGAAAACGGCTACCAAAACTGAACTTTTGTTGTGGAATAAATTGAGAAAGCGGCAACTGGGTGAACAATTCCATCGGCAAGTACCTATGCTAGACTATATAGTAGATTTTTATTGTCATGAAATTGGTTTGGCAATAGAAATTGAGGGGAGTAGTCATAATGAAAAGTTTCTCTACGATTCTAACCGACAAAACCGTTTAGAAGAATAAGGGGTGCATTTTCTGAGATTCTCTGATAAAGAAGTGATGAACGCGTTGTCTAAAGTGATTATAGAAATAAAAGATAAAATCAAGGAATCTAATGACTGAACGGATTTTCCAAACTACAATAATTAAAAACACCCTCCCAACCTCCCTCAAGGGAGGGGCTAAAATTTTTCTTCAAATAATAAAATAGAAATGACATCCACCTTTATATGCATAGATGCCCATACTTGCGGTAATCCAGTAAGATTGGTTGTAGAAGGGGGTCCCCAATTAATTGGGGACGACATGAGCGCAAAACGTCAACACTTTATAAAAGAATTCGACTGGATTAGAAAAGGATTGATGTTTGAGCCTCGAGGACACGATATGATGAGCGGCAGTATTCTTTATCCACCCCATGACCAAGCCAATGACTTCGCGGTTTTATTTATAGAAACATCGGGCTGTCTCCCAATGTGTGGGCATGGAACTATCGGTACAATAACCATCGCCATTCAAGAGGGATTGGTTAAACCGAAAACTCCTGGCAAAATAAGAATGGAAGCGCCAGCCGGTTTAATTGAAATTGAATATAAACAAACAGAAAACAAAGTAGATTGGGTAAAACTTACCAATGTAAAAAGTTATTTGGCAGCGAAAGACCTGGAGATTGATTGTCCTGAACTGGGGACTCTGCGCTTCGATGTTTCATACGGTGGGAATTTTTATGCCATCGTTGATCAACAGGAAAACTTCTCTGGAATTCAGGATTTTTCAGCTGCAGAAATCATTAACTTTTCACAAATTCTAAGGCAGAAAATCAATCAGAAATACCCAAATAAATTCATTCATCCAGAAAATAGCACCATCAAGGATGTTTCGCATATGTTATGGACAGGAAATGTAATCGATGCTGAATCAAATGGAAGAAATGCCGTTTTTTACGGCGATAAGGCGATTGATCGTTCTCCTTGTGGTACCGGTACTTCTGCACGATTAGCCCAGCTTCACGCTCGTGGAAAATTAAAAAAAGGAGAAGAATACATTCACGAAAGTATAATTGGTAGTAAATTTATTGGAATGATTGAAGCTGAAACCAAAATAGGTAATTTCGATGCGATTATACCAAGTGTTAAAGGTTGGGCTAAGATTTATGGAAACAATACAATTACGATTGATACAGATGACCCATATGCTTTTGGGTTTCAAGTAATCTGATATATTAGAATGAGCAAAAAAATTGTCATAATCGGCGGGGGTATCATTGGATTGTGCTCCGCATATCATTTGTCTAAAGCTGGGCACGAAGTGGTGGTTGTGGATCAATCTAACATGGATGGTGGCGCCTCTTACGTCAATGCGGGCTATCTTTCCCCTAGTCATATCATTCCTCTTTCTGCGCCTGGGGTTATGGCCAAAGGAATTAAGTGGATGATGAATCCGGCCAGTCCTTTATATATAAAACCACGCCTAGACAAGGAATTCTTAAAATGGACTTGGGCATTCAATAAATCTTGCAACGCTGATCATGTACAAAAATCTGCTCCAGTCATTCGGGACATTTCTGTTCTGAGTCAAGAACTATACCAAGAAATTGATAAGCAAGAAAATTTTAATACGCATTACGTAAAAAAAGGTTTGATGATGCTATGCCAAACCGAAAAGGCGATGGAGTCAGAGATTGCGATGGGTGATTTAGCGAGTTCCCTCAACTTGGAAAATAGAGTGATTGACAAAAAAGGAATTTCCGAAGTAGAACCTAATGTAGAAATCGATGCCATTGGAGCAGTTTATTACGTCTGTGACCACCATACCACGCCTTCTGAGTTTATGGCATCCCTAAAACAAAATCTAATTGACAAGGGCGTAACTATTTTTAAAAATGAAAAGGTCTTAGATATCAGTAAAAAGGGAAATAGTATTGAATCAATTACCACCGATAAGCAAACTTTGGTAGCAGACGAATTTGTTCTTTCTGCAGGGTCATGGAGCGGTGAATGGAACCGAAAACTCGGCACTAACATTTTAATGCAGGCTGGTAAAGGGTATCGGATTAACTCAGAATCTGCAACAGGTATTACGGTACCTGCAATTCTTTCTGAAGCAAAGGCAGCAATAACTCCAATGCATGGTTTTACAAGATTTGCTGGCACCATGGAAATAGCGGGAATCAATACCAACATTAATAAAATAAGGGTTGAAGCTATCGCGAATGCGGTAAAAAGATATTATCCCAGTGTGTCGATAACGGAAGAGGAAAAAGACAATGCTGCCTGTGGTTTGCGTCCTGTAACACCAGATGGATTGCCATATATCGGTAAATCATCTAAGATTAATAATATGGTTTTTGCAGCCGGTCATGCCATGATGGGCTGGAGTATGGCAACTGCTACAGGGCTATTGGTATCTCAAATTATAGACAATCAAAAAACCTCGATGCCAATAAAATCATTTAGTCCAGATCGCTCATTTTGAGCCTTTTCTGGTAGCTGTTCGTCGGTAATTTCTGCACAGATAAATTAAATGACTAACTATCAATTCCTTTTGTCGAATATTAAATTTTATATCAGATTAAAATTAGATATTGTTCTGACTATCAACAAATAGTAAAAGCATTATAATTCCCCCAAAATCTGAAACTATGAATATAAAAATTACCAGCTACAACAATTTCTGCAATGTTAAAGGTGTCTTGGATAAAGATACCGTCAAACTATTTTTAAGTGAACTTTACAGTGTTGTTACCCAAGTAAATTCTCTAACCCTTAGTTTTGAAGGTCTAGAAAGCATTGACCGAGAAGGAATTAAGGCTCTAGCTCAGCTCCATAATGAATTTGTGAGACAGCAAAAGCAATTCTCTGTAATCGGTTTAGGTTCAGATGAAATTTACGCCCACTTTAAGTCTAAAAACGCAGCCTGATTTTTTAACGAGCGAATTGAGTAATTAGCGAATTAGCGAATTTGATTATGCTCAAATTACCTATAATCTGTCACCCTGAACTCGTTTTAGGGTCTAATGAGTTAATCCTTCATTTGAGTTGCTGAAACAAGAAGACAGGCATTAGCAAGGTTGAATTTATAAATAAATTGGTTCTGCGTTTTCTGAGATGCTGAAACAAGTTCAGCATGACAACCAGCTACTTTTAAAATTTCGTCTACTTGTCAACCTAAATTATTTCAGGGTTTTAATCTAGTCAAGTTTTAATAAAGATGCTGAAACAAGCCTGCCTGCCGTTAGGAAAATTCAGCATGACAACTCACTGGTTTTTAATTTCGTCTACTTGTCAACCTAAATTATTTCAGGGTTTTAATCTAGTCAAGATTTAATAAAGATGCTGAAACAAGCCTGCCTGCCGTTAGGAAGGTTCAGGATGACAACTCACTATTTTTAAATTAGGTCTACTGGTCACCCTGAACTCGTTTCAGGGTCTAATGAGTTACTCCTTCATCTGAGTTGCTTAAACAAGCCTACATGCCGTTAGGAAGGTTCAGCATAACAAAGAACCAACAACCAACAACTAACTACCAACAACCAACAACTAGGCACACATATCTGCAATGATTTTCCATTGGCCGTCTATTTTTTTGAAAATAAGCATAAAGACACCGTTTGCATCTCCCGCTTTTCTATCTAGATTAAATTTGCCCATCACGTAGTATGAATCCTCACTGATTCTAGAGATATTCTCTATATCGAACTTCAGGGTTCCGGTGAAATCTTTATTTGGATAGCGAACTTTGTAGTTTTCTAATACTTTATTCCATCCTCTGGTCAGTCCATTGCTGCCGTAAAATTTTAATTCATCACTCTTCCAATAACCTTGCATAAAGCCATTGATGTCACTATCATTCCATTCTCTTACTTGCGTGTCCAAAACATTTTCAATAGCTCTCGTGTCGTTCTTGTTTTCGAGCTTGGAAGAGCCACAAGACAACATAAAACTTGATATTAGAAATGCAATTAATAAATTTTTCATTTTATAGATTTTTAATTTTCATATAATCCTCTTTTAGGATTTGGCTTAAAGATATTAGTAATTCTTCAGCATTCCTGACCGTAAAAGTTAAAGGAGGCTTAATTTTTAGAACATTGTGTTCCTTTCCATCACTGCTCATTAAGATTCCCAAATCTTTCATCCGATTAATTAGATAATCTGTTTGTAGAGGAAGCGCATTCATATTTTCATCAACAAACTCAATTCCTAAAAACAATCCTTGACCTCTTACATCACCAATTATCGGAAACTCTTTGGAAAGCTTTTTTAATTCATCTTTTAGAAAATCCCCCACTATTCTCGCATTTTCTTGAAGGTTTTCATCCTTCACTGTTCTTAAAACTTCCGTCGCAATTCTGCAAGAAACCGGATTGCCACCAAAAGTGTTGAAATATTCCATACCGTTGGCGAACCTTTCCGCAACTTCATTGGTGCATACGACTGCAGCAACAGGATGACCATTTCCCAACGGTTTTCCTATAGTAATAATGTCGGGTATAACATTATATAGTTGAAAGCCCCAAAACGTTTTGCCCATACGACCGCAGCCGGTCTGCACTTCATCAGAAATACAAAGTCCACCGGCATCTCTCACCAATTTGTAGATTGATTTTAAGAAGCCCTCTGGAAGTTCAATCTGTCCGCCACAACTTATTATCGGCTCAATAATTAAACCGCCAACTTTTTCACCGCTGGCCTGAATTTTATTAATCATCTTCTCAACCTCTTCAATATAATTTTGGACTGCGTTTTCTCCGCGATATTTTCCTCTAAAAGTGTCAGGTAAAGGAAAAACATGGGTAGAATGATTTGCTCCTTTTCCGCCTTTGCCTTCAAATTTATAAGATGATATGGTTATAGAACCATTGGTGTTTCCGTGATATCCCACTTCAGAAACTATCATTTCTTGCGAATTGGTATAAGTGTTGACCATCCTCAAAGCGAGTTCTGTCGCTTCGCTACCCGAGTTCACAAAATGAAAAACTGAAAGTTCTGCGGGTAATGTTTCAGCCAGTTCTTTTGCCAATTCTGTAATATTCCTATTAAGGTAACGGGTATTGGTATTTAAGAGCGCCATTTGTTCTTGTCCAGCTTTTACAACTCTATAATTTTCATGTCCCACGTGGGCGACATTGTTCACCGTATCTAAATATTTTCTGCCGACTTCGTCTATGAGATATTGATTGGACCCTCGCACAATATTTAAAGGATTTTTATATTGAAGACTTAGACTTTTCCCAAGATGATTCTTCCGATACTCATAAATTCCCTCTGAAGTTTTATGAACGACATTGTTTAATTCCGAATTTTTAAATAGAAGATTGGAATCTGGGATAATACTTTTCCAGACCTTTAATTGTTTCGGATAAACCACACCAGGATAATCGATAGTATAATCTAGCATAGATAACATCACCTGAAAATGAAGGTGAGGAGACCAGTTTCCATTTTCAGGATAATTACCTAATTCTGTGATTTTCTCTCCTTTTTTTATGAAATCACCGATGGAATGTTGGGTAGCGGTTTGTGGAATATTGTGAGCGTAAAGAGAATAAAATTCAAAATCGTTAAGCTTGTGTTTCAATATCACTAAACCTCCATATTCCTTATTGCCTTGATCATTAACTGCGGTGACGACTTCCCCATCCCAAATGGCATGGATTGCCGTATTCGCAGGAAACCAAAAATCGATTCCCATATGGATAGTCCTACTTTCAATTCCGGAGTTTCCTAATTTATCGTAGGCAGAAGAGCTATAAATAGCACGGGGCTCACAATAGCCACCGGCGATAATCTTTTCGGGATGCTGTTTTTGAAGACGATTTATTTTAAAATCAAATAGTTCCAGATCATCTAATTCTTGTTGATGCCCAGCCCAGCTACTACCAACGCCTAAGTCTAGATGAAAGATTTTATTGCTAGGAGCAGATGGGATAAGATCAGTAAGCTTTAAATCCTGTTTATATGCCCAACTTTTGAACTTTTCTTCATCGGGATGAGCAGAAAAATTACAGGCTTCCCTAAAACTATAATGGGCAAAATCTGCACTCACAGCTCTCCATTTCTTGAGCAAATTCCAAGCTGATTTTTCACTGATGAGTAAATAGGTGTTATCTGGTTCTTCTTTCTTATTAATCGCCGATTTGGTAACAGAAATCACCAATCTCATCGCAATAGCAGAATATAGATGAGCAAGTTCTACCTCTTTTAATTTGAAAGATTCATTAAAACCGCGAACAATTGGTAAACATGCATCTAACGGGTCATTAAAATCCATGATTGCGTAGGCGCAAGTAACCGCCAATTCATTGATGGATTGGGTGAAAATGGCATCTCCAAAATCTATGATTGCTTCAACTTTAGGATTTAGTAAATCAGGGGAAACTATAATATTGTTATCGTTAGCATCATTATGAATAATCGATTTTCGAAGAGTGGAAAATTCAACCAAATTATCTTCAAATTCATTATGAAAATATTCAAGAATTCCTCTTTCTTCTTGATTAAAAAGGGGAAGAAATTCTTTGGTCCATAAAGACTGAGCGATGTCCCAAGGAAATTCTCTTTCAGCAAAATCGTGATTAAAATCTTTTAATAGATACGCAAGCCTTCCGCTGAATATTCCCAGACTAAATCGTAAATCCTCAGATTTTGGATTTACCGAACTCCATAAGCGCCCATCGATAAAGTTTAGTGCTCTAATCTGCCTTTCACGGCCAGCACTATCTTTATGGTATGAACTGTAGTTTCCGGATTTATCTTTGAGCAATGTCGGGATGTGCAAACCTGAATCTTGATCTTTCAAAAATGTCAGCATTTTTTCCTGAAAATCTAGATATCGTAAATCTGCATTGGGACGAGATATCTTCAAGACATATTTAGATTCATAGGCAGCTACTATCTTAAAGTTGAAATCTATTTCACCTGCGAGCTTTGTTGCTTTTCCTCGTAGGCCGTAATGATTGAAAAATATCTCCTCGGCTTCATCGGGAGAAATAGAAATATGCTGAAAATCCATTAGATTAATCTTGATTAGAAGTATAAAAATAGAGGAAATGCTTGCATAAAATAGGAAGACCTCCTAAATATTCAATTTTTAGGAGGTCTCATTTATTTTTGATTTTGAATGATTGTTTACAAAATCTTCACTTGCTTTTCGTAGAATGATTCTTGTTGTTTTTTCATGAGTTCACGAGAAACCTTCATCTTATAAGCATAAAGTTCTTCCTCTTCAGCAATCGCGCCATAAACTCTTTCATTAAGGGCGAAATCAGTTTGAACAATCGCTTTTCTTTGATTGGCGTTCTGCATGGCCCAAGCCTTCACGACGTCTTCAGCTTCAAAGAATTTTATGTCATATTCACCTTTTGGCGACAATAGTTTTGCAAAAATCGGAGATGTTTCAATAGCTAGAAATAATAAAAAGATAAAGAAAGATGGTAACCAAGGCAGTTCTCCCAGGGCGTTTACTCTCGCCATTAGTCCATCAAAACCATCAATGATAGGTTGGGTGCTTGCAACTTTATCGGTGTATTCTAGTTGCAACGCAGTAATTTCCTCTTCGATTGCAGAAATCTTTTCAGAATTTGTAACCTTTAGAGTTGTGAGCTCGGCCAAGGCAGCATCGTGCTTATCGCGTTTTTCTTTATAAACCGGGCCTTTACCCAAACGATTGGTACCTGCAGTTCCTTCTGCTTCCGAAATATAGGTTGCATAAAGAGCATTTACTTCACTTTCTTTAGTGGTGACTTCATTTTCTAAACTGCTGATATCATTTTCTAAAGCCTGAATATTCGGCGCATATTGTAGAGCGATTTGGTCTTTATTTGCGAGGGTAAGTTCATTTTTTTGTTCTAATAGGACTTGATTGATTTCCTTTTCAAAAATCTTTAGTTCTAATGGCTTAGAAATCACTACTGCGATTATTAAAGCTAAAATCAGTCGCGGTGAAGCTTGAATCAATTCATCGAAAAAACTATCGCGTTTTTTAATGGTAGAGACAATAAACCTATCTAGGTTAAAGATTAAAAGTCCCCAAACCAGGCCGAAAAACGTGGCGGCAAAGAGATTATCGAAAACGGTGAATAGGGCATAGCTACCAGCAATAAAAGCCATAACTGCAGTAAAGAAAACAGTGGCGCCGATACCCGCATATTTATTTTGTTCGCCAATAGAACAATTTTCTAAAATGGCTGTATCAGAGCCAGAGCACATAATGAAAAACTTTTTAAGCATAATTGATGTTTATTTTAGTAACTCAGCTTAGGGCTAGTTAGGTGAATTGTTAATTAGAACGTAAACTGTTTCAATTTGTTACATGTTCAAAATAAAAAAATCTCATTCCTTTGGTTGAGAATGAGATTTAGATGACAATGATTTAGAAGTCTTTATTCTTTTACCTGAATCATGATTGGTGCATTCTTTTTGCCGTCGGCAGTTTTTATATCGAATAGTTGAAGATTATCACCTTTCTGAGCCTTTGCAACCTCAATTTTTGAAGATTCGTCTAAAGAGTTAGAATTTATCATTAGCGTTTTTACACCCGGAATCTTAAGCTTATAACTTGTAATCTCGCTTCCTTCAATTTCAAGATTTAATTTTAATAATTCATCTTGAGTCATAACAATCATATAATCCTGAGGCTTTTTGCCGTTAACCAAGATTGGTTTGTCTTGTGGTAGGGGTTTAGAACCGATAGGAGCGGTCGTTATATAGACTTTTGGTTTTGCGCTGTTGCTATTTTTTGTCTCAATGTTGAGTTTTCTGTTATTCTTTAAAGCATCGATTGCTTGGTCTGATGACACCGATTTTCCCTCTAGGTAAAAATCAGCATCTTTTTTCGCCATTTCTACCAAGTGGTCTATTGGGTCTTTTGGTTTTGGAGGAGGTGGTGGAGGAGTAGGAATTCTAAGATTATCGCCATATCCGGGTCGGTTATTCTTAAATTCTGCAACGACTTTATCATCCTGATAAACCTTGGAAATGTTTTGCCCCGGCACCACATCCGAAGAATTGACTTGAGATTTACTTACCACAACACCATTTGAATTTACTTCAAACCCTTTGCGGTTATAATATTTGGTATTATCATTAACAGTAACATAAAAATGAGGTTTCCCTGCGATTATCTTAAATCCTGTTTGATACTCTTGATTTTGATTCGGAGATTCTTCAGCAATAATTTCTTCCCCATTAAACTCTAATGGATCGGTGGTAATTTGGATATTAGAATCTTCGTAAATAATTGTTTCCCCGCTCAATGATTTTGATGGGTTTGGAGCGGTTGGTGGAGGAGGAGGTAATCGAACCTCAGGATACAGTTCCGCTTTTGCCTTTTGAGCATCAGTCATAAGATTATAGATGTATTCGATTCTTTCTAATTCTGATTTCTTAACCATCATATGATCAGATTCCATCTCATTATATTTTTTTGCAAGTCTGTTGTACTCTTTGATTTGATCATCGTTGGCAGACGTTAGATGTATTATGGTATCTCCAAGCGTTACAGCGTGTACGTCATTAATGATATAGCCGTTTTCAGATAATATAATGCTTTCCAAGTATTCAGTCGTGATGACATCTCTTATCTGATAAATTAAACTAAGCTTAACTCCATCGTTAGTTGATAATGATAAATTTGACTTTTTAGAATCTATCAGTTTTATAAAGTCATTTTTAAGTGAAGCAAATGATGTCCTTTGGCCATTAAGCTTTAGTTTTAAAGAATTCTTTTCAAGAACTAAAATGGGTGTTTCATACTTACTTGCCGCGTTCTCAAGGTTAGTTGTTGCTTGCTCAGTCTGATTTAATTTATTAGAATAGATTGTTTCAGTTTTCTTCTCACTAAATCCATAAACTGTAAAGGCCAACAATGGCAAAATCATAAGGGTTCTAAGCAAAAATGCGTTTTTTGAAGTTTTTGTTTTCATGACTGTAAATCGTTTTTTGATTGATGAATAATTTATGGCGTTCGCCATTTCGGGTGAATTGGAATGCGATGAAAATTCAAGTAATAACTGCTGATAAGAAAGATGTTCTATTCCTTGCTCTAGAACGGCTCTATCGGCCAAAAATTCGTGATTTAGTTTAATGTCTTTTCTCAGTAAATAGATTAAAGGATTAAACCAGAATATAATTTGAAGAATCTCTAGAAATAAAATATCTGCAGAATGCTTTTGCTTGGCATGCGTTTGTTCGTGAATAAAGACTTCTTCAGGAATTGCATTTAAATAGTACTTGTCCCGATTAAGAAATATAAAGTTGAAAAAGGTATGGGGTGCAAGCAGATCAGATAACAGTACATTAATAAACGGCGTGTCTTTGACTCTTGGATTTTGCTTTATCTTTTTAATTATATCAGATAGATTCTTTAGGAAGCGTGCCGTAAAAACAGCAACACCTAATAAATATATACTCCATAATATAGCTGGTAAATAATCTTGAAATGTTTTTTCTGCCGCAACGAATTCATGGTTTGCTTGTGGAACTTCTTCA
Encoded here:
- a CDS encoding Uncharacterized conserved protein, DUF885 familyt, which encodes MESKQRIKSRRYYWECLTNPTKMKLSKLCIVLFILVNISCQNEEGKTKDSDNLKSIIDEYQDYEGYDKAKYPLGLYTEEYYSAQADFAQSHLEKLNKIEVKDLSDSEKISVELLKFELQDNIDYFKFKRFLNPLLSDSGFHSSLNYEVRPFSNYKDVKNYLNKLNAIPVMVDQHFVNLRKGLDEGLSQPLVIFRGYESTYNDHIVDSFENSYFYSPFKNLPDDLSDKERDSVLLAAKNAIDQNVTPQFVRIKDFFESEYYPKTRTTLGVSETQGGKEYYQNRINYYTTSTDYTADKIHQIGLDEVARIKSEMEKIIAELGYKGSFEDFFKFLRTDKQFYAKTPKELLMLARDIAKRVDAQLPKYFKTLPRKPYGVAPVPDAIAPKYTGGRYVGTSANSTEPGYYWVNTYDLPSRTLYTLPALTVHEAVPGHHLQGSLNNELGDKIPKFRRNLYLSAYGEGWGLYCEYLADDMGMYTTPYEKFGQLTYEMWRACRLVVDTGIHAKGWTREQVVDYMTANTALSLHEINTETDRYISWPGQALSYKIGELKIRELRKKAEKELDTNFNIREFHEVVLGEGTVTLSILEKRVNDYIEKALNKAKK
- a CDS encoding proline racemase, whose protein sequence is MTSTFICIDAHTCGNPVRLVVEGGPQLIGDDMSAKRQHFIKEFDWIRKGLMFEPRGHDMMSGSILYPPHDQANDFAVLFIETSGCLPMCGHGTIGTITIAIQEGLVKPKTPGKIRMEAPAGLIEIEYKQTENKVDWVKLTNVKSYLAAKDLEIDCPELGTLRFDVSYGGNFYAIVDQQENFSGIQDFSAAEIINFSQILRQKINQKYPNKFIHPENSTIKDVSHMLWTGNVIDAESNGRNAVFYGDKAIDRSPCGTGTSARLAQLHARGKLKKGEEYIHESIIGSKFIGMIEAETKIGNFDAIIPSVKGWAKIYGNNTITIDTDDPYAFGFQVI
- a CDS encoding hydroxylysine kinase /5-phosphonooxy-L-lysine phospho-lyase apoenzyme translates to MDFQHISISPDEAEEIFFNHYGLRGKATKLAGEIDFNFKIVAAYESKYVLKISRPNADLRYLDFQEKMLTFLKDQDSGLHIPTLLKDKSGNYSSYHKDSAGRERQIRALNFIDGRLWSSVNPKSEDLRFSLGIFSGRLAYLLKDFNHDFAEREFPWDIAQSLWTKEFLPLFNQEERGILEYFHNEFEDNLVEFSTLRKSIIHNDANDNNIIVSPDLLNPKVEAIIDFGDAIFTQSINELAVTCAYAIMDFNDPLDACLPIVRGFNESFKLKEVELAHLYSAIAMRLVISVTKSAINKKEEPDNTYLLISEKSAWNLLKKWRAVSADFAHYSFREACNFSAHPDEEKFKSWAYKQDLKLTDLIPSAPSNKIFHLDLGVGSSWAGHQQELDDLELFDFKINRLQKQHPEKIIAGGYCEPRAIYSSSAYDKLGNSGIESRTIHMGIDFWFPANTAIHAIWDGEVVTAVNDQGNKEYGGLVILKHKLNDFEFYSLYAHNIPQTATQHSIGDFIKKGEKITELGNYPENGNWSPHLHFQVMLSMLDYTIDYPGVVYPKQLKVWKSIIPDSNLLFKNSELNNVVHKTSEGIYEYRKNHLGKSLSLQYKNPLNIVRGSNQYLIDEVGRKYLDTVNNVAHVGHENYRVVKAGQEQMALLNTNTRYLNRNITELAKELAETLPAELSVFHFVNSGSEATELALRMVNTYTNSQEMIVSEVGYHGNTNGSITISSYKFEGKGGKGANHSTHVFPLPDTFRGKYRGENAVQNYIEEVEKMINKIQASGEKVGGLIIEPIISCGGQIELPEGFLKSIYKLVRDAGGLCISDEVQTGCGRMGKTFWGFQLYNVIPDIITIGKPLGNGHPVAAVVCTNEVAERFANGMEYFNTFGGNPVSCRIATEVLRTVKDENLQENARIVGDFLKDELKKLSKEFPIIGDVRGQGLFLGIEFVDENMNALPLQTDYLINRMKDLGILMSSDGKEHNVLKIKPPLTFTVRNAEELLISLSQILKEDYMKIKNL
- a CDS encoding D-amino-acid dehydrogenase, which encodes MSKKIVIIGGGIIGLCSAYHLSKAGHEVVVVDQSNMDGGASYVNAGYLSPSHIIPLSAPGVMAKGIKWMMNPASPLYIKPRLDKEFLKWTWAFNKSCNADHVQKSAPVIRDISVLSQELYQEIDKQENFNTHYVKKGLMMLCQTEKAMESEIAMGDLASSLNLENRVIDKKGISEVEPNVEIDAIGAVYYVCDHHTTPSEFMASLKQNLIDKGVTIFKNEKVLDISKKGNSIESITTDKQTLVADEFVLSAGSWSGEWNRKLGTNILMQAGKGYRINSESATGITVPAILSEAKAAITPMHGFTRFAGTMEIAGINTNINKIRVEAIANAVKRYYPSVSITEEEKDNAACGLRPVTPDGLPYIGKSSKINNMVFAAGHAMMGWSMATATGLLVSQIIDNQKTSMPIKSFSPDRSF